Proteins encoded together in one Staphylococcus aureus window:
- the bstA gene encoding bacillithiol transferase BstA, translated as MTTKTVFDVIDMGLGYLVNVYDAWKVEKVLDDYHKPFSNTIHWQFGHVLTIFESALAVAGKENIDLNIYRPLFGNGSSPDEWKDEVPSIERILEGLQTLPERARNLTEDDLAIELKQPIVGCNNLEELLVLNAIHIPLHAGKIEEMSRILKNLK; from the coding sequence ATGACTACAAAAACAGTATTTGATGTCATTGATATGGGGTTAGGATATTTAGTAAATGTGTATGATGCTTGGAAAGTTGAAAAGGTACTTGATGATTATCATAAGCCTTTTTCTAATACCATTCATTGGCAATTTGGTCATGTATTAACAATTTTTGAATCGGCCTTAGCTGTTGCTGGTAAAGAGAATATTGATTTAAATATCTATAGACCTTTATTCGGAAATGGTTCGTCTCCAGATGAATGGAAGGATGAAGTACCGAGTATTGAAAGGATTTTAGAAGGTCTCCAAACTTTACCTGAACGTGCACGAAATCTAACTGAAGATGATTTAGCAATTGAATTGAAACAGCCAATTGTCGGTTGTAATAACTTAGAAGAGTTATTAGTATTAAATGCCATTCACATCCCACTTCATGCTGGTAAAATTGAAGAGATGTCTCGTATATTAAAAAATTTAAAATAA
- a CDS encoding anion permease produces MENTVKYRKFILPIVVGLLIWALTPFKPDAVDPTAWYMFAIFVATIIACITQPMPIGAVSIIGFTIMVLVGIVDMKTAVAGFGNNSIWLIAMAFFISRGFVKTGLGRRIALHFVKLFGKKTLGLAYSIVGVDLILAPATPSNTARAGGIMFPIIKSLSESFGSKPKDGSARKMGAFLVFTEFQGNLITAAMFLTAMAGNPLAQNLASSTSNVHITWMNWFLAALVPGLVSLIVVPFIIYKIYPPTVKETPNAKSWAENELATMGKIALAEKFMIGIFVVALTLWIVGSFIHIDATLTAFIALALLLLTGVLTWQDILNETGAWNTLVWFSVLVLMADQLNKLGFIPWLSKSIATSLGGLSWPIVLVILILFYFYSHYLFASSTAHISAMYAALLGVAIAAGAPPLFSALMLGFFGNLLASTTHYSSGPAPILFSSGYVTQKRWWTMNLILGFVYFIIWIGLGSLWMKVIGIF; encoded by the coding sequence ATGGAAAACACGGTTAAATATCGTAAGTTTATACTCCCTATCGTTGTAGGTCTCCTTATTTGGGCACTTACACCTTTTAAACCGGATGCTGTGGATCCAACAGCATGGTATATGTTCGCAATATTCGTCGCGACAATCATTGCTTGTATTACACAACCGATGCCAATTGGGGCCGTCTCTATAATTGGATTTACAATCATGGTACTCGTTGGCATTGTTGACATGAAAACGGCTGTCGCTGGTTTTGGTAATAATAGCATTTGGTTAATTGCTATGGCATTTTTCATTTCGAGAGGATTTGTGAAAACAGGTCTTGGTAGACGTATCGCACTTCATTTCGTCAAATTATTTGGTAAAAAAACATTAGGATTAGCATATTCTATCGTCGGTGTAGATTTAATTCTAGCGCCTGCTACACCAAGTAATACCGCGCGTGCTGGTGGAATCATGTTCCCAATTATCAAATCACTTTCTGAATCATTTGGTTCGAAACCGAAAGACGGATCAGCACGCAAAATGGGTGCATTTCTTGTTTTCACAGAATTCCAAGGTAATTTAATTACTGCGGCTATGTTTTTAACTGCAATGGCCGGTAACCCCCTTGCACAAAATTTAGCATCTAGCACATCTAATGTTCACATTACATGGATGAATTGGTTTCTAGCTGCTTTAGTTCCTGGACTTGTTTCCTTAATTGTTGTACCTTTTATTATTTATAAAATTTATCCACCAACTGTTAAAGAAACACCAAATGCTAAGAGTTGGGCTGAAAATGAATTAGCGACTATGGGTAAAATCGCTTTAGCTGAAAAATTTATGATTGGTATTTTTGTCGTTGCGTTAACACTATGGATTGTCGGAAGTTTCATTCATATTGATGCAACTTTAACGGCCTTTATTGCGCTAGCATTGTTATTATTGACAGGCGTCTTAACATGGCAAGACATTTTAAACGAAACAGGTGCTTGGAACACATTAGTATGGTTCTCAGTATTAGTGTTAATGGCCGACCAATTAAACAAGCTTGGATTTATTCCTTGGTTAAGTAAATCCATTGCTACAAGTCTTGGTGGCTTAAGCTGGCCTATAGTCCTGGTCATTTTAATATTGTTCTACTTCTATTCACATTACTTATTTGCAAGTTCTACAGCACATATCAGTGCGATGTATGCAGCATTACTAGGCGTTGCCATCGCAGCCGGTGCACCACCATTATTCAGTGCATTAATGTTAGGTTTCTTCGGTAACCTATTAGCTTCAACAACACACTATAGTAGTGGTCCAGCGCCGATTCTATTCTCTTCAGGTTACGTGACTCAAAAACGTTGGTGGACAATGAACTTAATATTAGGTTTCGTCTACTTTATTATCTGGATTGGTTTAGGATCACTTTGGATGAAAGTAATTGGTATATTTTAA
- the rarD gene encoding EamA family transporter RarD translates to MNSEYKKGIFLALSAYILWGILPIYWQFVDAIGAFEILAFRIIFSAIFMIFILAVGQKQRNAFQRDMNQLLGKPIQLLAIVVAGYVITLNWGTFIWAVTNGHVLQTSLGYYINPLVSILLALIFLKERFNKFEWLAILFAFIGVLYMTLKIGEFPIVSIILALSFGTYGLLKKVVHIDAISSITIECIVTAPAGLIYVIYLWQQHQMSFGLNMSSFWLLFSGAITAIPLILFSAGAKRIPLSLIGFIQYVGPTIMFVLGIFVFKEPFSIDQLITFIFIWTGIVLYSLSQYIKLKKHPVAKTL, encoded by the coding sequence GTGAATTCAGAGTATAAAAAAGGCATATTTTTAGCACTCAGTGCATACATTCTGTGGGGAATACTACCTATATATTGGCAGTTCGTTGATGCAATAGGCGCATTTGAAATTTTAGCCTTTCGTATTATATTTTCAGCAATATTCATGATTTTCATACTCGCGGTTGGACAAAAACAACGCAATGCATTTCAACGAGATATGAATCAATTGTTAGGCAAGCCCATTCAGCTATTAGCGATTGTCGTAGCAGGCTATGTCATTACATTAAATTGGGGTACATTTATTTGGGCTGTAACGAACGGTCACGTCCTACAAACAAGTTTAGGTTATTATATAAATCCACTTGTTAGCATTTTGCTCGCACTTATCTTTTTAAAAGAAAGATTCAATAAATTTGAATGGCTAGCCATTTTATTCGCATTCATCGGTGTATTATATATGACGCTCAAGATTGGAGAATTCCCAATCGTCTCTATTATATTAGCGTTATCCTTTGGTACATACGGATTATTGAAAAAAGTAGTACATATTGATGCCATCAGCAGTATTACGATTGAATGTATTGTTACCGCACCTGCTGGACTAATATACGTTATTTATTTATGGCAGCAACATCAGATGTCATTTGGATTGAACATGTCATCATTTTGGTTGTTATTTTCTGGTGCTATTACGGCAATACCACTAATCCTATTCTCAGCCGGGGCAAAACGTATTCCACTTTCGCTAATAGGATTTATTCAATACGTTGGACCAACAATAATGTTTGTACTCGGCATATTTGTTTTCAAAGAGCCTTTTAGTATAGATCAATTAATTACGTTTATATTTATTTGGACAGGTATTGTGTTATATAGTCTTTCTCAATACATTAAATTGAAGAAACATCCGGTCGCAAAAACCCTATAA
- a CDS encoding DNA-binding protein — protein sequence MTLPKIGKPATRALNSQGIYTLEAVSQYTKSSLMEMHGVGPKAISILEQALFQHQLHFKTEVQSSLPFKLTGDVSCNHAPKRQQMIDFIVVTAALDIELLRSLVTTEFIWSVPGRFDIYGPQILIQELSNHYNQVASLNIHSSITHGCLGSMHGIEILKTGKEIHFAHFFEFENHKKDAKLSKVTSYIVVG from the coding sequence ATGACTTTACCTAAAATTGGAAAGCCTGCAACACGCGCGCTAAATTCACAAGGTATATACACATTAGAAGCAGTATCACAATATACGAAGTCATCTCTAATGGAGATGCATGGCGTTGGTCCTAAAGCTATATCAATATTGGAACAAGCTTTATTTCAGCACCAACTACATTTTAAAACGGAAGTTCAGTCATCATTACCTTTTAAGTTAACAGGAGATGTGTCATGCAATCATGCGCCTAAACGTCAACAAATGATAGATTTTATAGTTGTTACAGCAGCATTAGATATTGAATTATTACGTTCACTGGTTACAACAGAATTTATTTGGTCTGTCCCTGGCCGCTTTGACATATACGGACCTCAAATATTAATTCAAGAACTATCTAATCATTACAATCAGGTTGCTAGTCTCAATATCCATTCCAGCATCACACATGGGTGCTTAGGTTCCATGCATGGTATTGAAATATTAAAAACTGGTAAAGAGATTCATTTTGCTCATTTTTTTGAATTTGAAAATCATAAAAAGGATGCCAAGTTAAGCAAAGTGACATCTTACATTGTTGTTGGTTAA
- a CDS encoding HoxN/HupN/NixA family nickel/cobalt transporter encodes MTVFKNERLSWLPYIAIVILLHVIGFSFLWIAGKDHHILFGMGILAYTLGLRHAFDADHIAAIDNTVRKLLQQRKDPSGVGFYFSIGHSSVVFLMAVFLGVSVKWAKDELPHFQDIGGTIGTLVSGFFLVLIGVLNLIILISLINLFAKLRREHIEEAEVDALLESRGLVSRFVGPYFKLITRSWHVLPLGFLFGLGFDTASEIALLALSSGASQQAISFIGILSLPILFASGMSLLDTLDGVVMKYAYNWAFFNPIRKIYYNITITAISVMAALVIGMIELLQILADKLDLHGAFWAFIGSIEFDYLGYILVALFLITWLISSLIWKFGRIEHKWSR; translated from the coding sequence TTGACTGTTTTTAAAAATGAGCGCTTAAGCTGGTTACCATACATAGCTATTGTCATTTTGTTACACGTTATTGGGTTTAGTTTTTTATGGATTGCTGGAAAAGACCATCATATCTTATTTGGTATGGGGATTCTTGCATATACATTAGGTTTGCGTCATGCATTTGATGCAGATCACATTGCTGCAATAGATAATACGGTTCGCAAATTATTACAGCAACGCAAAGATCCATCTGGTGTGGGTTTCTATTTTTCAATTGGACATTCATCTGTCGTATTTTTAATGGCTGTTTTTTTAGGGGTATCTGTAAAATGGGCTAAAGATGAATTACCGCATTTCCAAGATATTGGTGGAACGATTGGTACACTAGTTTCAGGTTTCTTTTTAGTGCTTATCGGTGTGTTGAATCTAATTATTTTAATCTCTTTAATTAACTTGTTCGCTAAATTACGTCGTGAACACATTGAAGAAGCTGAAGTCGATGCATTACTTGAATCTAGAGGATTGGTTTCTCGATTTGTAGGACCTTATTTCAAATTAATCACGCGTAGTTGGCACGTATTGCCACTTGGCTTTTTATTTGGACTTGGTTTTGATACAGCTAGTGAAATTGCGTTACTCGCTCTTTCTTCAGGCGCATCACAACAAGCCATTTCATTTATCGGAATCTTATCTTTACCAATTTTATTCGCATCAGGTATGAGTTTATTGGATACATTAGATGGTGTTGTAATGAAGTATGCCTATAATTGGGCATTCTTCAATCCTATTCGCAAAATCTATTACAATATAACGATTACTGCGATATCAGTCATGGCAGCATTAGTGATTGGGATGATTGAATTGCTACAAATTCTTGCTGATAAGTTAGATTTACATGGTGCGTTTTGGGCATTCATTGGTTCGATCGAATTTGATTATTTAGGCTATATTTTAGTTGCATTATTTTTAATTACTTGGCTTATTTCAAGTTTAATTTGGAAGTTTGGTCGCATAGAACACAAATGGTCTAGATAA
- a CDS encoding arylamine N-acetyltransferase, whose protein sequence is MNIAKLENYLQIDSSRYNRPSIEALNYYATRFMLTVPFENIDVQNSKPISINIDALFNKIVHDKRGGFCYELNTFFKAYLQQKGFNPELMSATIHTPGGGRSLNGSHASLVVSINDVFYVTDVGFGDLPLHAIPITSSEHTQPITDISGTFRAIFNNEDKDIFYVQKFENDHWHTKYEAEFKPKQIEDFNSNIEYNQTHPDSIFVQHLLITMPQSFGRATMSENHLTLTRNGSSEKFDVTKDNYKHFLEKYFGLNVTINRIEKQ, encoded by the coding sequence ATGAATATTGCGAAGTTAGAGAATTATTTACAAATTGATTCATCTCGTTATAATCGACCGAGTATTGAAGCATTAAATTATTATGCAACACGTTTTATGTTAACTGTACCTTTTGAAAATATTGATGTTCAAAATAGTAAGCCGATATCTATAAATATCGATGCACTTTTTAATAAAATTGTTCATGATAAACGTGGTGGTTTTTGTTATGAATTAAATACATTTTTCAAAGCCTATTTACAACAAAAAGGATTTAATCCTGAATTAATGTCAGCTACTATTCACACACCCGGTGGCGGTCGTAGTCTGAACGGTTCACATGCTTCACTTGTTGTTTCTATAAATGATGTATTCTATGTAACTGATGTTGGCTTTGGAGACTTACCTCTACATGCCATTCCTATTACTTCATCTGAGCATACACAACCAATTACTGATATCAGTGGTACATTCCGCGCTATTTTTAACAACGAAGACAAGGATATTTTCTATGTTCAAAAATTCGAAAATGATCATTGGCATACAAAATATGAAGCTGAATTCAAACCTAAACAAATAGAAGATTTTAATAGCAACATCGAATATAATCAAACGCATCCAGATTCAATATTTGTACAGCATTTATTAATTACAATGCCACAATCATTTGGCCGTGCTACAATGTCTGAAAATCATTTAACTTTAACAAGGAATGGTAGCTCAGAAAAATTTGATGTCACTAAAGATAACTATAAACATTTTTTAGAAAAATATTTTGGACTAAATGTAACTATTAATCGTATTGAAAAACAATAA
- a CDS encoding HdeD family acid-resistance protein, producing MEKGNQGIKWSSLIMGVLLLMLAVVIFTFPIENFYAITWLIGLFVLINGVIQIVYRRKAKALVGGNQNWILFMGIVDILFGLLVIFNVGASSAFFIYMFAFWFIFSSISGLFTFSGSGSLKLISVIFNLLGIVFGVILLFNPLMGIVFISTMIAIAFVFVGVIYVVDALA from the coding sequence ATGGAAAAAGGAAATCAAGGTATTAAATGGTCTAGTTTAATAATGGGTGTATTATTATTAATGTTGGCAGTCGTTATTTTTACATTTCCAATTGAAAATTTTTATGCTATTACCTGGTTGATTGGACTGTTTGTATTAATTAACGGTGTGATTCAAATCGTTTACCGTAGAAAAGCAAAAGCTTTAGTAGGTGGTAACCAAAATTGGATTCTGTTTATGGGGATTGTAGATATTCTATTTGGTCTATTAGTTATTTTTAATGTTGGCGCAAGTTCAGCATTCTTTATTTATATGTTTGCTTTTTGGTTTATTTTTAGTTCTATCTCTGGATTATTTACGTTTTCGGGTAGTGGTAGCTTAAAACTAATTTCAGTGATTTTTAATTTATTAGGTATTGTTTTCGGTGTCATTTTATTATTTAATCCATTAATGGGTATCGTCTTTATTTCGACGATGATTGCTATTGCATTTGTATTCGTAGGTGTCATTTATGTTGTAGATGCACTTGCTTAA
- the vraD gene encoding peptide resistance ABC transporter ATP-binding subunit VraD — protein sequence MTILSVQHVSKTYGKKHTFQALKDINFDIQKGEFVAIMGPSGSGKTTLLNVLSSIDQISSGSVIANGQELNKLNQKALAKFRKESLGFIFQDYSILPTLTVKENIMLPLSVQKMSKATMEENYKAITTALGIYDLGNKYPSELSGGQQQRTAAARAFVHKPQIIFADEPTGALDSKSANDLLQRLEEMNKSFDTTIVMVTHDPVAASFAERVIMLKDGQIHTQLYQEGRSKQAFYEDIVHLQSVLGGVSNDI from the coding sequence ATGACGATATTATCAGTGCAACATGTTTCAAAAACATACGGTAAAAAGCACACATTTCAAGCACTTAAAGATATTAACTTTGACATACAAAAAGGCGAATTCGTTGCGATTATGGGGCCTTCTGGATCAGGTAAGACAACCTTATTAAATGTACTAAGTTCAATTGACCAAATTTCTAGCGGTAGCGTGATTGCTAACGGACAAGAGCTTAATAAACTTAATCAAAAAGCACTTGCCAAATTCCGCAAAGAATCATTAGGTTTCATCTTCCAAGATTACAGTATTCTGCCGACATTAACCGTTAAAGAAAACATTATGTTACCTTTATCTGTTCAAAAAATGTCGAAGGCAACAATGGAAGAAAATTATAAAGCGATCACGACAGCATTAGGTATTTATGACCTAGGAAATAAATACCCTAGCGAATTATCTGGTGGTCAACAACAAAGAACTGCAGCAGCGAGAGCATTTGTTCACAAACCACAAATCATATTTGCAGATGAGCCAACAGGCGCACTCGACTCGAAAAGTGCAAATGACCTATTACAACGTTTGGAAGAAATGAATAAATCGTTTGATACAACTATTGTCATGGTTACACATGATCCGGTTGCAGCAAGTTTTGCAGAACGTGTTATCATGCTAAAAGATGGCCAAATTCATACACAACTTTATCAGGAAGGACGTTCTAAACAGGCCTTTTATGAAGACATTGTACATCTTCAATCAGTATTAGGTGGTGTCTCAAATGACATTTAA
- the vraE gene encoding peptide resistance ABC transporter permease subunit VraE, with protein sequence MTFNHIVFKNLRQNLKHYAMYLFSLFFSIVLYFSFTTLQFTKGVNNDDSMAIIKKGALVGSIFLFIIIVIFLMYANHLFVKRRTREFALFQLIGLTRQNILKMLALEQMIVFLITGVVGVLCGIAGAQLLLSIVSKLMSLSINLSIHFEPMALVLTIFMLIIAYVLILFQSALFLKRRSILSMMKDSIKTDATTAKVTTAEVISGVLGIAMIALGYYMATEMFGTFKALTMAMTSPFIILFLTVVGAYLFFRSSVSLIFKTLKKSKNGRVSITDVVFTSSIMYRMKKNAMSLTIIAIISAVTVTVLCFAALSKSNTDQTLTSMAPNEFNVVATQDAKQFETKLSQQQITFSKNAYETITVDNVNDQVITLENGSDSGRTNSILSANNKLTGNNAIITNTKSLPNIINIHLNKDLVVKGTKNETFRVTQEDKGKVYPLNLSFNSPVIEVSPEKYQQLKTQNNVHTFYGYDIKQTSQKEKAQAIAKQFGDKVITYDEMKKEVDATNGILIFVTSFLGLAFLVAAGCIIYIKQMDETEDELSNFRILKRIGFTHTDMLKGLLLKITFNFGLPLLIAILHAVFAAIAFMKLMGNISFMPVIVVIVVYTLIYITFALIAFVHSNKLIKKTI encoded by the coding sequence ATGACATTTAACCATATCGTTTTCAAAAACTTACGACAAAACTTAAAACATTATGCAATGTATTTATTTTCATTATTTTTTAGCATCGTCTTATATTTCAGTTTTACAACCTTACAGTTTACTAAAGGTGTAAATAATGACGACTCGATGGCCATCATTAAGAAAGGTGCTTTAGTCGGATCAATATTTTTATTTATCATTATTGTCATCTTTTTAATGTATGCCAATCATTTATTCGTAAAACGCCGTACACGTGAATTTGCGCTATTTCAGTTGATTGGTTTAACACGACAAAACATTTTGAAAATGTTAGCACTTGAACAAATGATCGTATTTTTAATCACAGGTGTTGTCGGTGTATTATGTGGCATTGCAGGTGCACAATTATTGCTTTCCATAGTATCTAAATTGATGTCGTTATCGATTAACTTATCGATACATTTCGAACCTATGGCCCTTGTTTTAACTATTTTCATGCTAATTATTGCGTATGTACTGATTTTATTTCAAAGTGCTTTATTTCTAAAAAGACGTAGTATCTTATCAATGATGAAAGATTCAATTAAAACTGATGCCACAACTGCTAAAGTAACGACTGCAGAGGTTATTTCAGGCGTATTAGGTATTGCTATGATTGCACTAGGCTATTATATGGCGACAGAAATGTTTGGTACGTTCAAAGCACTAACTATGGCTATGACATCACCGTTTATCATTTTATTTTTAACGGTTGTAGGCGCCTATTTATTCTTCAGAAGTTCCGTGTCACTTATTTTTAAAACATTGAAAAAATCAAAAAATGGACGCGTATCTATTACCGATGTTGTATTCACATCGTCTATTATGTACAGAATGAAGAAAAATGCCATGTCTTTAACTATCATTGCAATTATTTCTGCAGTTACAGTAACTGTATTGTGTTTTGCGGCATTATCTAAATCAAATACAGATCAAACCCTTACATCTATGGCACCAAATGAATTTAACGTGGTCGCTACTCAAGATGCTAAACAATTTGAAACTAAACTAAGCCAACAACAAATTACATTTTCTAAAAATGCTTACGAAACTATTACTGTAGATAATGTTAATGATCAGGTTATTACTTTGGAAAATGGTAGTGATTCAGGTCGCACGAATTCTATTTTAAGTGCAAATAACAAGTTAACAGGCAACAATGCCATCATTACAAATACAAAATCGCTGCCTAACATTATTAATATCCATTTAAACAAAGATTTAGTAGTAAAAGGTACTAAGAATGAAACTTTCCGTGTTACACAAGAAGACAAAGGTAAGGTTTATCCTTTAAATCTAAGCTTCAACTCACCTGTCATCGAAGTAAGTCCTGAAAAGTATCAGCAGTTGAAAACACAAAATAACGTTCATACTTTTTATGGATATGATATTAAACAAACATCACAAAAGGAAAAAGCTCAAGCAATTGCAAAACAGTTTGGAGACAAAGTCATCACGTATGATGAAATGAAAAAAGAGGTCGATGCTACTAACGGTATTCTAATATTTGTTACATCATTTTTAGGATTAGCATTTTTAGTAGCAGCTGGATGTATTATTTATATTAAACAAATGGATGAAACTGAGGATGAACTAAGTAACTTCAGAATATTAAAACGCATAGGCTTTACGCATACAGATATGCTTAAGGGATTATTATTAAAAATTACTTTCAACTTCGGTTTACCATTATTGATTGCTATATTACATGCAGTATTCGCCGCAATAGCATTTATGAAATTGATGGGTAATATTTCCTTCATGCCGGTTATTGTAGTAATTGTTGTATACACCCTCATTTACATTACTTTTGCTTTAATTGCTTTTGTACATTCAAACAAATTGATTAAGAAAACCATTTAA
- the vraH gene encoding peptide resistance ABC transporter activity modulator VraH: protein MKFRELVKQSYEDLKNLTVTWYNVIALTILVIVLSSFTTPMIGIPAGLLGGAYYLKRREEKGK from the coding sequence ATGAAATTTAGAGAATTAGTAAAACAATCATATGAGGATTTGAAAAATTTGACTGTAACTTGGTATAACGTCATTGCTTTAACAATACTTGTTATTGTATTAAGCTCATTCACAACACCAATGATAGGCATTCCAGCTGGTTTATTAGGTGGCGCCTATTATTTAAAACGTCGTGAAGAAAAAGGTAAATAA
- the vraH gene encoding peptide resistance ABC transporter activity modulator VraH translates to MKFRELVKQSYEDLKNLTVTWYNVIALTILVIVLSSFTTPMIGIPAGLLGGSYYLKRREEKGK, encoded by the coding sequence ATGAAATTTAGAGAATTAGTAAAACAATCATATGAGGATTTGAAAAATTTGACTGTAACTTGGTATAACGTCATTGCTTTAACAATACTTGTTATTGTATTAAGCTCATTCACAACACCAATGATAGGCATTCCAGCTGGTTTATTAGGTGGCTCTTATTATTTAAAACGTCGTGAAGAAAAAGGCAAGTAA
- a CDS encoding cold-shock protein, with protein sequence MNNGTVKWFNAEKGFGFIEQENGGDVFVHFSGIASDGYKTLEEGQKVTFEITEGQRGDQAVNVQTV encoded by the coding sequence ATGAATAACGGTACAGTAAAATGGTTTAACGCAGAAAAAGGTTTTGGTTTCATCGAACAAGAAAATGGCGGAGACGTATTCGTACATTTCTCAGGTATCGCTAGCGATGGCTACAAAACTTTAGAAGAAGGTCAAAAAGTTACTTTCGAAATCACTGAAGGTCAACGTGGAGACCAAGCAGTTAACGTACAAACTGTTTAA